In Nocardia sp. BMG111209, a genomic segment contains:
- a CDS encoding GtrA family protein, producing MRIEPETAAVRLAALFHQCCAAVVARLPFGLNTVVAPTFLGFAVINGCTFAVDLLVLTLLHGVVPLPVAITGGYAVAFGLSYVLNRALNFRSHAAVVPQLAVYVAAVVVNYLAFILGVSSGLAAVGVEYHLARILAGAGEAAFMYSAMKWVIFRR from the coding sequence GTGCGGATCGAACCCGAAACCGCCGCGGTGCGGCTGGCGGCCCTGTTCCACCAGTGCTGCGCCGCGGTGGTCGCCAGATTGCCGTTCGGGTTGAATACCGTTGTCGCACCGACCTTTCTGGGCTTCGCGGTGATCAACGGCTGTACGTTCGCCGTGGATCTGCTGGTGCTCACCCTCCTGCACGGCGTGGTGCCGTTGCCGGTCGCGATCACCGGTGGATACGCGGTGGCCTTCGGCCTGAGCTATGTCCTGAACCGGGCGCTGAACTTCCGCTCGCATGCCGCGGTGGTGCCGCAACTCGCGGTGTACGTCGCGGCGGTGGTGGTCAACTATCTGGCCTTCATCCTCGGTGTCTCCAGCGGATTGGCGGCGGTCGGCGTCGAATATCACCTCGCTCGCATCCTGGCCGGTGCGGGTGAGGCGGCGTTCATGTACTCGGCCATGAAATGGGTGATCTTCCGCCGCTGA